One region of Drosophila kikkawai strain 14028-0561.14 chromosome 2R, DkikHiC1v2, whole genome shotgun sequence genomic DNA includes:
- the udd gene encoding uncharacterized protein udd, which produces MKAKEANNKKKPERKINAASYPAKRIPSNALKRTLEIATNPIDSFWLNKNTSCVRPINYELYYGKNRSPTNEKLRLARNCLMQRDYKNLAKLLASNLAGDTVLQRDSYAVFAEYAEILKKFTKLKPKNIDKATETPPEAAEPLNLNPDSLDILIQSM; this is translated from the coding sequence ATGAAGGCAAAAGAGGCAAATAACAAAAAGAAGCcggaaaggaaaataaatgctGCGAGCTATCCGGCCAAAAGGATTCCCAGCAATGCCCTAAAACGCACTCTCGAGATCGCAACCAATCCCATTGACAGTTTCTGGCTGAACAAGAACACATCGTGCGTTCGACCTATTAACTACGAGCTATACTACGGCAAAAACCGCTCGCCCACCAATGAGAAGCTGCGTCTGGCCAGGAATTGCCTCATGCAGCGTGACTACAAGAACCTGGCCAAGCTGCTGGCCTCCAACCTTGCCGGGGACACTGTTCTGCAGAGGGATTCGTACGCTGTATTCGCGGAATATGCAGAGAtactcaaaaagttcacaaaactgaaaccgaaaaaTATTGACAAGGCTACTGAGACACCTCCTGAGGCAGCAGAACCCCTAAATCTTAACCCAGACTCAttagatattttaattcaatccATGTAA